In the Clostridium cellulovorans 743B genome, ATCTAAAGATATTCTTGGAAAATTTCTTTATTTTGAGGAATAGCTATAGTGATGAGTGGTGGGTTGTTAAAGTATATATAGAATTAGTATTAATCTTCCCTATAGTAAAGTATATAGTGAAGAAAAGCACTATAGGTTCATTTGTCTTAAGTTTGTTTTTATATTTTGTATCGATATATCCAAGTTTATTAAACAATATTATTTTCCAACCACTTCATATAAAAAATGAGCTATTGATTGCGGATATAACGAATTTAATGTATTGGCAAATTGTATTCTGTACAGGGGCATTGATAGCAAAATTGGATTTCTTTAAGGCTGCAAATAAGTTTTTAGATAGAATAAGGATCAGTAACAAGTTTATTTGCATTATAGGAATTTTAATTATTGCATTTATTAGGATAGTTGTTTCAAGGGAATTTATTTTAATTGGAAGAGCTTATTCTACCTACATTGATTTTATAATAGCACCATTTTTTATATTATTTTGTACTAATTTGATTTTCAGTACGAAGTTTAAGAAGGTATTTCTTGTTTTAGGAAAGCACTCAACAAATATTTGGCTTACACATACCTTCTTTGCTTATCATTATTATCAAAAGCTTGTTTTTATGCCTAAGTTGTCAGTGTTGATTGTAATTTGGTTATTAATTTTATCTTTAGCTTCTTCGATAGTAATTAACTATATAATAGCAGGATTTTATAATCTCGGGTCAATGGTAGAGAGTGTAAGTAAGAGAAAGTCTATATATGAACAATAGGTAAGATTATAGGAGTTGCTGTAGAAAATTACATACAATAACTTCTATTTTTGTTCATATTAAGAACTTTTAGAAGTATGCTTAAACAAAAATATAATCTTTCACTTGGATACAACATACACTTAAATGATATAATAATAGAATAGCTAGAATATATATGAGTTAATACATAAAGTTCAATTTATCTGTTAATTTCTATAGTTAAAGGATAGTTTAAGTATCATAAAAATTAAATCGATTTCAATAAATAATATAGAACTGGGGTGAAAAAATGAAGAATAGAAAAATTAAATCTTTAGTAATTGCAAGTTTAATAATCACCAATATGTGTACATTTCTAATTGCTATTTATATACCAATAAAGCTGCCTAATGGAACAGTAACTCTTAACGGGAAAGATTATAAGAATTACATAGATTTTCAGCAATTGATTAAAATAAAGAATATAATAGACACTAGATATGCTGGTGATATGGATGAAGAAAAGATGGTTGAAGCATCAATTAAAGCTATGACGTCTGCTCTTAAGGATCCTTATACTACATATATGAACAAAGAAGAATATAAAAAATTTAAAGAACAAACTGAAGGGGTATATACAGGAATTGGTGTAACAATAGCAGCTAATGAAAAGGATGAAATAAAGATTCTTTCTGTTATGGAGGATTCTCCTGCTGAGAAAGCAGGTATTAAAAGCGAAGACATACTTAAAGAAGTTAACGGAATTACAGTTACATATACAGAAAAAAGCCAAGCGATTGAGATTCTGCAGAAGCAAAATGAGGATATCTCAGTTAAGATTATAAGAAATGGTAATGAAGAGCTAAATCTTACTCTTAGAGCATCAAGATTAGAAAGAACTGTTGTAACGAAAGAGATGTTAGAGGATGATATAGGGTACATAACATTAAAAGAATTTGATACAAATTGCTCACAAACCTTTAAAACATATATTAAAGAGCTTTCAGATCAAGGAATGAGAGGACTTATCATTGATTTAAGAGATAATCCAGGAGGACTTCTATCAGAGGTATTAAAAATATCTGATAATTTTGTGGAAAAAGGCGATATTATAACTTATACTGTTGATAAATATGATGACAAGAAAGAATATAAGGCAGAAGATAGTGACGTTTTCAATATGCCGCTGGTATTGCTTGTAAATGGGGGTAGTGCGTCTGCTTCTGAGGTGTTTACAGGAGTAATAAAGGATTATGGAAAAGGAATCATAGTTGGAACAACGACTTTTGGTAAAGGTATTGTACAATCAATATATGAAACTGAGGGAGATACTGCTATTAAGATTACCACTTCAAAATATTATACGCCAAATGGAATAAACATACACAAGATAGGTATAAAACCAGACGTGGAAGTGGAATATCCAAAGGAGCTTATGGCAAAAGAGTATAATAGAAATGAAGATCCTCAGTTCATTAAAGGATTAGAGATTTTGAAAACAAAGATTAAGTGATAGTAAAGAGGAGTTTTTAGTTATTATGAACGTTTTTTTTGAAACATTAACGGCCGTTTCTGGAGCAATAGTTAAGTATCCCTATGCATTAGTGTTAATAGTGATTTCTTTAGTTTTTTTCAAAAGGAATCTTAATATTGTAGCAACCCAGAAGGTTATTATTGGGAATGCTAATAAAGGAGCTATAGAACTTACTGCATCTCAAATGGTCTATGGAATATTTGGCGGTTTATTGGTCAGTCTTATTTTGGCTGCTCTTGGTATAACTTTTTCGGTAGATAGTTATATAGAGCTGATTTTACTTATATCCCTATTATTAATGCTTATAAAACCAAGATTTATATGTTTTTCTTATTCTGGTGCTGTTTTAGGGATAATATCATTAATCGCTAAGGTTTTAGGCTTTGATATTTTTAATTTAAATATAGTGTCATTAGTATCATTAGTTGCAATTCTTCATATTGTAGAGGGAATACTTATAACAATTGATGGTAGTTCAGGAGCGATACCTGTATTCACACATAAGGATAATAATATAATAGGTGGCTTTGCTCTTAAAAGATATTGGGCTATGCCTATAGCATTGATTTTCTTTCAGTCTAATGGAGCTTTTGTTTTTACTCATAAGATAAATGCAATTCCTCAGTGGTGGAGTACTGTAGCTTCAGAACCAATTTCGTTGCTTTCTTTAGCAGTTCTAGGTTTTAGCATATTTTATGGTGCCATAGGATATAATGCAATTACTTTTACCAAAGGTAAAAAAGCTAAAGCTGTTAGTTCCGGAGCATATGTAATTGGATATGGAACAGTGATGCTTATATTAGCTCAAATAAGCAAAAATAATTTCTTTCTTCAAGGGGCACTTCTTATAATAATGCCAGTACTACATGAAGGTATGTTGTTGTATCAATCATTAAAAGAGATAAATGGTAAGCCTAAGTTTGTATCCAATAATGAGGGGATTGTTGTGCTAGATGTAGCAGAAGGTTCACCAGCAAAAAAAATGGGTATTAAAAGTGGAGATGTAATATTAGAGATAAATAATAGAATTATAGAAACAGAAAAGGATATTTTTGAAGCTATTGCAGAAGTAAAAGAAAATATTCTTATAAAGGTAAAAGGTGTCGAAGGTATATTGAGGGAAGCTACCTACAGAAATTATATCGATAAAAAAGGTGTCGGAGTAGTTATAGTTCCTAAAAGTGTTGGCGAAGAAAATATGATGGCATTTAATAAGAATACTTTTAAAGATACATTAGATAAAATGATGAAGAAATAGGACATTTTAAAACACTTAATTAAGCGAAAGTTATCTTTGGCTTAGATTAAGTGTTTTTTATTTTACTCATATTTTTCAGGGTTTTATCATAATAAATAGTTGTAGGCAATATGTGTAAGGAGGGGCCATGGAAGAAAATAGAGATTTACCAATACAAGAAAGAGAAAATGACCCTTTGTTTATTAATGAAGAGGAGGAAGAAGAGCTTTATTCGTCTATTTCATTACTTGATGTAATTAATGATGGATTTGAAAGCGTTGATAAACAGTTAAAGCTACTGATGAGAGAATTTAATAGCAAGCTTAAATATGATGTAAAGAAAGATGAACAAATAGACAAATTATATAAGGAACTGAGAGGGTATAGGGAGAATCTCTTGATAAAATCCATAACCCCGATGATAGAGGATATGATTTTTGAAATTGAAGCTAATAAAAAAAGAGTACAGCAACTAAAGCGTAAGGAAATATCTGAACTTAGTCCAGAAAAGCTTTTAAAGACCATTGAGGACTATTCAGAGGAAATTAGTAATATTTTATATAGACAAGGTATAGAAAGCTATGAAAGCCTAGGAAAAATTTTTGATGGTAATATTCATACTATCAATAAGCTAGTGGAAATTAATGATAAGTTAATGCACAATACCATTGCAAAATCCATAAGGCAAGGATATCGATGGGAAAATAAAATACTAAAAAAAGAACTGGTAGATATTTACAAGTATAACAGTTCTGTTGAAGAGAATGGCGTAGAGACAAATTAAAATAATGGAGGAATGATTAATGGATAAGATTTATGGGATTGATTTAGGGACTACATATTCATGCATATCGTATGTGGATGAATTTGGAAAGCCTGTTGTTGTTGCTAATGCTGAAAATGAGAGAACAACCCCTTCTGTCGTTTTCTTTGATGAAGACAAGATTATCGTGGGAAGTGTTGCAAAAGAAAGTGCAAAGTTGTATCCAGATAGAGTTGTATCATTTATCAAGAGAAATATGGGCAACGGAGAATTTGTATTTAAGTATGATGAAGAAAATGAATATAAGCCAGAAGAACTTTCAGCATTTGTTCTAAGAAAGCTTGTAGGAGATGCGGAAGAAGCTCTAGGAGAAGAAATACACGATGTAGTAATAACTTGTCCTGCATATTTCGGTATTAATGAAAGGGAAGCTACAAAAATAGCTGGAGAAATAGCTGGGCTTAATGTTAGACAAATTTTGAATGAACCTACTTCTGCTGCTTTAGCTTATGGCCTTGAAAATGGTGAGGATAAAGTGGTACTTGTTTATGATCTTGGTGGTGGTACTTTTGATATATCGATGATAGACATAAA is a window encoding:
- a CDS encoding acyltransferase family protein, which gives rise to MKKKVYTFTKEHTSIAKGVAIVLMIIHHLFRVPERIQNVSYISVVPFWKINFEYWFADFGKICVAIYFLLSGYGLYVIYTKKQQFTFKDSIQRVFNFLINYWVVFVIFIPVGLIWFESNSRYHWDLKIFLENFFILRNSYSDEWWVVKVYIELVLIFPIVKYIVKKSTIGSFVLSLFLYFVSIYPSLLNNIIFQPLHIKNELLIADITNLMYWQIVFCTGALIAKLDFFKAANKFLDRIRISNKFICIIGILIIAFIRIVVSREFILIGRAYSTYIDFIIAPFFILFCTNLIFSTKFKKVFLVLGKHSTNIWLTHTFFAYHYYQKLVFMPKLSVLIVIWLLILSLASSIVINYIIAGFYNLGSMVESVSKRKSIYEQ
- a CDS encoding PDZ domain-containing protein; its protein translation is MNVFFETLTAVSGAIVKYPYALVLIVISLVFFKRNLNIVATQKVIIGNANKGAIELTASQMVYGIFGGLLVSLILAALGITFSVDSYIELILLISLLLMLIKPRFICFSYSGAVLGIISLIAKVLGFDIFNLNIVSLVSLVAILHIVEGILITIDGSSGAIPVFTHKDNNIIGGFALKRYWAMPIALIFFQSNGAFVFTHKINAIPQWWSTVASEPISLLSLAVLGFSIFYGAIGYNAITFTKGKKAKAVSSGAYVIGYGTVMLILAQISKNNFFLQGALLIIMPVLHEGMLLYQSLKEINGKPKFVSNNEGIVVLDVAEGSPAKKMGIKSGDVILEINNRIIETEKDIFEAIAEVKENILIKVKGVEGILREATYRNYIDKKGVGVVIVPKSVGEENMMAFNKNTFKDTLDKMMKK
- the grpE gene encoding nucleotide exchange factor GrpE — protein: MEENRDLPIQERENDPLFINEEEEEELYSSISLLDVINDGFESVDKQLKLLMREFNSKLKYDVKKDEQIDKLYKELRGYRENLLIKSITPMIEDMIFEIEANKKRVQQLKRKEISELSPEKLLKTIEDYSEEISNILYRQGIESYESLGKIFDGNIHTINKLVEINDKLMHNTIAKSIRQGYRWENKILKKELVDIYKYNSSVEENGVETN
- a CDS encoding S41 family peptidase, translating into MKNRKIKSLVIASLIITNMCTFLIAIYIPIKLPNGTVTLNGKDYKNYIDFQQLIKIKNIIDTRYAGDMDEEKMVEASIKAMTSALKDPYTTYMNKEEYKKFKEQTEGVYTGIGVTIAANEKDEIKILSVMEDSPAEKAGIKSEDILKEVNGITVTYTEKSQAIEILQKQNEDISVKIIRNGNEELNLTLRASRLERTVVTKEMLEDDIGYITLKEFDTNCSQTFKTYIKELSDQGMRGLIIDLRDNPGGLLSEVLKISDNFVEKGDIITYTVDKYDDKKEYKAEDSDVFNMPLVLLVNGGSASASEVFTGVIKDYGKGIIVGTTTFGKGIVQSIYETEGDTAIKITTSKYYTPNGINIHKIGIKPDVEVEYPKELMAKEYNRNEDPQFIKGLEILKTKIK